A single genomic interval of Camelina sativa cultivar DH55 chromosome 11, Cs, whole genome shotgun sequence harbors:
- the LOC104728259 gene encoding uncharacterized protein LOC104728259 — protein MSTSNTPPDPLHDGGEEINIDDLSNIDDKAPLWIYVNKIEKMVGGGSWRFECKFCNTKYSGSYCRVTTHLLKDGAKGIKECLKVTSQQRANMRKLVDECKKRIQRAAPKTVPLPSSTRNASHSSLDYDMSYSVPIANELDPKRRKTMDSPLAKAFKNEEREQCDGEVARMYYTGGLSFNLARNPHYQNSYKRASNIPGYVPPGYEALRAGLLQKEKKNLELHLQPLKNSWKQKGVSICSDGWSDPQRRPIFNLLAANESGPMMLRAINTHGETKTGEMIAELIIDCIKEVGHESVVQVVTDNAANCVKAGSLISAKYPTIFWTPCVVHTLNLALKNICSPLLNTRTDEGVYDSCSWIKSLSEDVNWIKNFIMNHGMRLVMFTEHCDLKLLTIASTRFASTVVMFKRFKKIKTGLQQMVISTKWDDYKEDNVTKAYAVKQKILDEMFWDELEYALSFTLPIYSVIRAADTDKPSLHLVYEWWDNMIQNVKKAIFRKERKKLDEESVFWNAVNSVLISRWNKSNTPLHCMAHSLNPKYYSSEWLGEETNRKSPHQDLEVTRERKNCIMRYFTDPDERREVNVEYSNFSLCLEDFGTVDAMHDRFILEPLKWWAVHGALAPKLQALAFKLLGQPSSSSCCERNWSTYKFIHSATRNKLAPQRAEDLVFVHTNLRLLSRKSSAYKNGPNQMWDLGGDQFDSLDESNLGRLESEDLSLDEPDLEAVLFGETNENENGDDGQKN, from the exons ATGAGCACATCTAATACACCACCTGACCCTCTACATGATGGTGGAGAAGAAATCAATATTGATGATCTATCTAACATTGATGATAAGGCGCCTTTGTGGATTTATGTGAATAAAATTGAGAAGATGGTTGGAGGAGGATCATGGAGATTTGAATGCAAATTTTGCAATACAAAATATTCTGGTTCTTATTGCAGAGTCACAACTCATTTGTTGAAAGATGGAGCAAAGGGAATTAAAGAGTGTTTGAAGGTTACTTCTCAACAAAGAGCTAACATGAGAAAGTTAGTTGATGAGTGCAAAAAAAGAATACAACGTGCAGCTCCTAAAACAGTTCCGTTGCCGTCATCAACAAGGAACgcgtctcactcttctcttgaTTATGATATGAGTTATAGTGTTCCGATTGCAAATGAGCTTGATCCGAAGAGGAGAAAGACAATGGATTCACCTTTGGCAAAGGCATTTAAGAATGAGGAAAGGGAGCAATGTGATGGCGAGGTTGCTAGAATGTATTACACAGGTGGTTTATCTTTTAACCTTGCAAGAAATCCTCACTACCAAAATTCATATAAGCGAGCATCAAACATTCCAGGATATGTTCCCCCTGGGTATGAAGCATTGAGGGCTGGACTtctccaaaaagaaaagaagaacctTGAACTGCACTTACAGCCTTTAAAGAATTCATGGAAACAGAAAGGAGTTAGTATATGTAGCGACGGTTGGTCGGATCCACAACGAAGACCAATATTTAACTTGCTTGCTGCAAATGAGAGTGGTCCAATGATGTTAAGGGCGATTAATACCCACGGTGAAACAAAAACAGGTGAGATGATTGCAGAGTTGATCATAGACTGCATAAAGGAGGTTGGACATGAAAGTGTTGTCCAAGTAGTTACTGATAATGCTGCCAATTGTGTAAAGGCTGGTTCACTTATTTCAGCCAAGTATCCTACCATCTTCTGGACCCCATGTGTGGTGCATACTTTGAACCTTGCTTTGAAGAACATATGTTCACCATTATTAAACACAAGAACAGACGAAGGTGTATATGATTCTTGTTCTTGGATCAAGTCTCTAAGTGAGGATGTGAATTGGATTAAGAACTTCATTATGAACCATGGAATGAGGCTTGTGATGTTTACAGAACATTGTGATCTTAAACTCCTTACAATAGCTTCTACCAg ATTTGCCTCCACGGTTGTGATGTTCAAAAggttcaagaaaataaaaactgggTTGCAACAAATGGTGATCAGTACTAAGTGGGATGATTATAAAGAAGATAATGTAACTAAAGCATATGCGGTGAAACAAAAGATATTAGATGAGATGTTTTGGGATGAGCTTGAATATGCTTTATCTTTCACTTTGCCCATATATAGTGTGATTAGAGCTGCTGATACTGATAAGCCTTCTCTTCATTTAGTATATGAGTGGTGGGACAATATGATTCAGAATGTGAAGAAGGCTAtctttagaaaagaaagaaaaaaacttgacgAAGAATCTGTATTCTGGAATGCTGTGAATTCTGTTTTGATCTCTCGTTGGAATAAGAGCAATACTCCTCTCCATTGCATGGCACATTCTCTGAATCCGAA ATATTATAGTTCAGAGTGGCTTGGAGAAGAAACCAATAGAAAATCTCCACATCAAGATTTAGAGGTtactagagaaagaaaaaattgcaTCATGAGGTATTTTACAGATCCAGATGAAAGAAGAGAAGTTAATGTTGAATATTCCAATTTTTCATTATGCTTGGAAGACTTTGGTACCGTTGATGCAATGCATGATAGGTTCATCCTAGAACCTCTAAAATGGTGGGCAGTTCATGGAGCTTTAGCACCAAAGCTTCAAGCCTTAGCTTTTAAGTTACTTGGACAGCCTTCATCATCCTCATGTTGCGAAAGGAATTGGAGTACTTACAAGTTTATACATTCTGCAACAAGAAACAAGCTTGCTCCACAAAGAGCAGAAGATTTGGTATTTGTCCACACCAATCTTCGTCTTTTATCAAGGAAAAGTTCTGCTTATAAAAATGGTCCTAATCAAATGTGGGATCTTGGAGGTGATCAATTTGATTCACTAGATGAGTCTAATTTAGGGAGACTTGAGTCTGAAGATCTTTCTCTCGACGAACCTGATTTAGAGGCAGTTTTGTTTGGTGAAACCAATGAAAATGAGAATGGCGATGATggtcaaaaaaattga
- the LOC104728261 gene encoding E3 ubiquitin-protein ligase SGR9, amyloplastic-like, with protein sequence MAANRTVKIDVTTWVSNLAINKESKNIVKIYQGVKTEEDIGKKIALQVKHSFANDVSLREPVFVTVNVKYIYERRMILPPAVSVPRGAPADVLQRLVEEQIVESTCSICIENLSGNIIRMPRCLHMFHQDCLFEWLGHQNSCPLCRIVPYKAETQTSA encoded by the exons ATGGCAGCTAACCGTACTGTGAAAATCGATGTCACTACGTGGGTTTCGAATCTAGCAATAAATAAAGAGTCTAAGAACATAGTCAAAATCTATCAAGGCGTAAAGACCGAAGA AGATATAGGTAAAAAAATCGCTCTTCAAGTCAAACATTCGTTTGCTAATGATGTTTCTCTTCGAGAACCTGTTTTCGTTACCGTCAATGTGAAATACATCTACGAGAGGCGTATGATTTTGCCGCCAGCTGTTTCTGTTCCGAGAGGTGCTCCAGCTGACGTATTACAGAGGTTGGTTGAAGAACAGATAGTAGAATCAACGTGTTCGATTTGTATTGAGAATTTATCGGGAAACATCATCCGGATGCCTCGATGTCTGCATATGTTTCATCAAGATTGTCTTTTCGAGTGGCTTGGTCATCAAAACTCGTGTCCCTTGTGTCGCATAGTTCCGTACAAGGCGGAGACTCAAACTTCGGCTTAG
- the LOC104724124 gene encoding 15.7 kDa heat shock protein, peroxisomal-like has protein sequence MADGGIFFYPFRRFQEWSGGSTALIDWMESSNSHIFKINVPGYNKDDIKVQIEEGNVLSIRGEGLKKEDKKKEEDLVWHVAEREAFAGKGEFLRRVELPENVKVDQVKAYVENGVLTVVVPKDTSPKSSKIRNVNVTSKL, from the coding sequence ATGGCTGACGGAGGAATATTCTTTTATCCATTTCGAAGATTCCAAGAATGGTCAGGAGGATCAACGGCTCTGATTGATTGGATGGAATCTTCAAACTCTCATATCTTCAAGATCAACGTTCCTGGTTACAACAAAGATGACATAAAAGTGCAGATCGAAGAAGGGAACGTTTTGAGTATAAGAGGAGAAGGGTTAAAGaaggaagacaagaagaaagaagaggatttGGTGTGGCACGTGGCGGAGAGAGAAGCTTTTGCCGGTAAAGGTGAGTTTTTGCGGCGGGTTGAGTTACCGGAGAATGTGAAAGTCGACCAAGTTAAAGCTTACGTGGAGAACGGTGTTCTTACTGTGGTTGTTCCCAAGGACACGTCACCCAAATCGTCAAAGATTAGGAATGTTAATGTTACTAGTAAGCTTTGA